In one window of Vulpes vulpes isolate BD-2025 chromosome 1, VulVul3, whole genome shotgun sequence DNA:
- the GCSAM gene encoding germinal center-associated signaling and motility protein, with product MGNSLLRENRWQQDTQEIPWTPKNQSPKQRTSRCCYCYFAEGCFCLPWRKICIFKAKPDSPKESKEMSSAPTQDSADQSSSEDLCYTLINHSVLGGKSSGISAERCYENISLKTETPRESLGKTEVSYALLRVPSSPRHSSSPEDEYELIIPRRVFSYSLQQPHPPTPHLENRVSY from the exons ATGGGGAACTCTCTGCTAAGGGAAAACAG GTGGCAGCAGGACACTCAAGAAATACCCTGGACTCCGAAAAATCAGAGCCCCAAACAGAGAACATCCAG ATGCTGTTACTGCTACTTTGCTGAAGGGTGTTTCTGCCTTCCGTG gagaaaaatatgCATCTTTAAAGCAAAACCAGATTCCCCAAAGGAGA GTAAAGAAATGTCATCTGCTCCCACGCAG GACAGTGCTGACCAGAGCTCCTCGGAAGATCTCTGCTACACCCTCATTAATCACAGCGTCCTTGGGGGAAAGTCATCAGGGATCTCTGCTGAGAGGTGCTATGAGAACATTTCCCTTAAAACCGAGACACCCAGGGAGTCCTTAGGAAAAACCGAGGTTTCATATGCACTTCTCCGTGTGCCTTCCTCTCCAAGGCATTCGTCTTCCCCAGAAGATGAATATGAACTCATCATACCTAGGAGAGTCTTCTCCTACTCCCTGCAACAGCCACATCCACCAACACCACATTTGGAGAACCGGGTTTCCTACTGA